One segment of Leptospira langatensis DNA contains the following:
- a CDS encoding SRPBCC family protein, with product METRSIVKEFKYAFPLEKVWSAVTVNEELIHWLADKVTGRPKIGGNFSWTWNLGPEGELTSNGIYKKIVPFQELILQWQDHPAGDIELKLEFEKDGEESTILKLTNSGYPLGDKFDFWIEAASEGWDEESMHLLQYLMKN from the coding sequence ATGGAAACAAGAAGCATCGTTAAGGAATTTAAATATGCGTTTCCTTTGGAAAAAGTTTGGAGCGCTGTGACGGTTAACGAGGAGCTGATCCATTGGCTCGCGGATAAGGTGACCGGTCGTCCTAAGATCGGCGGGAATTTCTCTTGGACTTGGAATTTGGGTCCGGAAGGTGAACTAACTTCCAACGGGATCTATAAGAAGATCGTTCCTTTTCAAGAATTGATCCTCCAATGGCAGGATCATCCCGCAGGTGATATAGAATTGAAACTTGAATTCGAGAAGGATGGAGAAGAAAGCACGATCCTGAAGCTAACTAATTCCGGTTATCCCCTCGGAGACAAATTCGATTTTTGGATAGAAGCTGCATCCGAAGGTTGGGACGAAGAAAGCATGCACCTTCTCCAATATCTGATGAAGAATTAA
- a CDS encoding PLU-1-like domain protein produces the protein MEFPELDPYFQSLTDITDTIAILNSPYESDFDADISKMEDFWQDVQAKDWLSTDKEYFNLFTSHFSFHIKIVEEIVREAREILDPERRAYVKRLVSYCKSTDEWLTDLQKRRRSTETLATA, from the coding sequence GTGGAATTTCCAGAACTAGATCCGTACTTCCAGAGTCTGACGGATATCACAGACACGATTGCGATCTTAAACTCTCCGTATGAATCCGATTTCGACGCCGATATTTCCAAGATGGAAGACTTTTGGCAAGATGTCCAAGCTAAGGATTGGCTCTCTACCGACAAAGAATACTTCAACCTATTTACCAGTCATTTCTCCTTCCATATCAAGATCGTCGAAGAGATCGTGAGAGAAGCGAGAGAGATCCTGGATCCAGAACGCAGAGCCTATGTGAAGCGTCTTGTTTCTTATTGCAAGAGCACCGACGAATGGCTGACAGATCTGCAAAAACGCCGTAGATCCACAGAAACTCTCGCTACCGCCTAA
- a CDS encoding DUF1574 domain-containing protein has product MSNLEPNPEEKLNFLTKPFLFYPVLLFLFVFAFDKIFFLDKVRDYVKVELTYIYYDVKQELLKEMISKFGKDVPQRSDKKLVLLMGSSRMLYFKNQEILDFYPDWEVYNLSSAVTTPAYYLYFLERLFEAGVKPDYLVLEADPFQFNANSTTFKKSNLAHSFDLRFILSHAWTLGKENVNYYLANFFFGVSKNKPYLENVYAHLTNKKFEQADLIKQLTIDSLHKDKGNALSPAGGFMEKDYGRLEASSVRTIGWIYPKYSPSEMQFSFYEDILEEVKSRGVPTLVVRPEVSLPLEKILKDLNIPAPWWERIRPINDGFGIPLVDMAEATDYDCNTFADSGHMAVDCYRPFLRFLRIRYPKN; this is encoded by the coding sequence GTGTCGAATCTCGAGCCTAATCCGGAAGAAAAATTAAACTTCCTTACCAAGCCTTTCTTATTTTATCCTGTCCTTCTTTTTTTATTCGTTTTTGCATTCGATAAGATCTTCTTTTTGGATAAGGTCCGAGACTACGTTAAAGTAGAACTAACGTATATCTATTACGATGTAAAACAAGAGCTCCTCAAGGAGATGATCTCCAAATTCGGCAAGGATGTGCCGCAGCGTTCCGATAAGAAGCTAGTTCTTCTTATGGGATCTTCCAGGATGCTTTATTTTAAGAACCAGGAGATCCTGGACTTTTATCCGGATTGGGAAGTGTACAATCTTTCCTCCGCGGTTACGACTCCGGCATACTATCTCTATTTTTTGGAGAGACTCTTTGAGGCCGGCGTAAAGCCGGATTATCTAGTTCTGGAGGCGGATCCGTTCCAGTTTAACGCGAATAGCACTACATTCAAAAAATCGAATCTAGCTCATAGTTTTGATCTGCGTTTTATTCTTTCTCACGCTTGGACTTTGGGAAAGGAAAATGTGAATTATTATCTTGCGAATTTTTTCTTCGGAGTGAGCAAGAATAAGCCTTATTTGGAGAATGTGTACGCCCATCTTACCAATAAGAAATTCGAACAGGCAGACCTGATCAAACAGCTCACCATCGATTCCCTGCACAAGGATAAGGGAAACGCTCTTTCTCCTGCGGGCGGATTCATGGAAAAAGATTACGGTAGATTAGAGGCCAGTTCCGTTCGGACCATCGGTTGGATCTATCCTAAATATTCTCCTTCCGAAATGCAGTTTTCCTTTTACGAGGATATTCTGGAGGAAGTTAAGTCTCGCGGAGTGCCTACCTTGGTCGTGAGACCGGAAGTTTCCCTTCCTCTTGAGAAGATACTGAAAGATCTGAATATTCCCGCGCCTTGGTGGGAAAGGATCCGTCCGATCAACGACGGGTTCGGTATTCCTCTCGTCGATATGGCCGAAGCGACGGACTACGATTGCAATACGTTTGCGGACAGCGGTCACATGGCCGTGGACTGTTATCGTCCTTTCTTACGGTTCCTTAGAATTCGGTACCCCAAAAACTAA
- a CDS encoding SDR family NAD(P)-dependent oxidoreductase, which yields MRADTWVGKTIVITGGSSGIGASLLDLLSKVPCKIINLSRTEPELIQRVAKGKEKRAATLAHISVDLSSEKEINKAATKISKLTDGIDVLFNNAGVTAHSRFDQTQIEAFRKAFDINFFGPVFLTLRLLPYLKKNKGSVMVTSTVSGLYGIPARSAYSSSKSALHAVMESARIELSEEGLRFIIFCPPYTKTNLRANGIDGDGNQLSESHYSGKSKTPLEVANKMIQAIEDPNSRLVVMDKSGWFLKWMRNISPSFLEKVLYKKLYKDFH from the coding sequence ATGCGCGCCGATACCTGGGTAGGTAAGACCATCGTTATCACGGGAGGCTCTTCCGGAATCGGAGCCTCTCTTCTCGATCTATTGTCCAAGGTTCCTTGCAAGATCATCAATCTTTCCCGTACGGAACCGGAGCTGATCCAAAGGGTCGCAAAGGGCAAGGAAAAGAGAGCGGCCACGTTAGCTCATATTTCTGTGGATCTTTCTTCGGAGAAGGAGATCAATAAGGCTGCAACTAAGATCTCCAAGCTTACTGATGGAATAGACGTTCTATTCAATAATGCGGGAGTCACGGCCCACTCTAGATTCGATCAGACACAGATCGAGGCATTTCGCAAGGCATTCGATATCAATTTCTTTGGTCCTGTGTTTTTGACCCTTCGTCTTCTTCCTTATCTGAAAAAGAATAAGGGATCGGTAATGGTGACTTCTACTGTAAGTGGGTTGTACGGGATCCCCGCAAGAAGCGCTTATTCTTCTTCCAAATCGGCTCTGCATGCGGTTATGGAATCCGCTCGGATCGAATTGTCTGAAGAGGGACTACGCTTTATTATCTTCTGCCCTCCTTATACCAAGACCAACCTGAGAGCGAATGGGATCGACGGGGACGGCAATCAATTAAGCGAGTCCCATTATTCCGGTAAAAGCAAGACCCCTCTCGAAGTGGCAAATAAGATGATCCAAGCGATAGAGGACCCGAATTCTAGATTGGTAGTGATGGACAAGAGCGGTTGGTTCTTGAAATGGATGCGGAATATTTCTCCGTCTTTTTTGGAAAAGGTACTGTACAAAAAACTCTATAAGGACTTTCATTAG